A region of Paramormyrops kingsleyae isolate MSU_618 chromosome 17, PKINGS_0.4, whole genome shotgun sequence DNA encodes the following proteins:
- the wdr62 gene encoding WD repeat-containing protein 62 isoform X3, giving the protein MAEAPFFGGGLNAVSFSSRVKKVTSLRKKGRQNQPRRNIHNRVFLEKVLGITTSSSSGLACDPNSGLVAYPAGCVVVILHPRKNKQSHILNTSRKTFTALAFSQDGKYLVTGESGHMPCVRVWDVADRTQVAEEQCHKYGVACVAFSTSGSYIVSVGYQHDMTVSVWEWKKGTVIASNKVSSRVVSVSFSEDNSYFVTAGNRHVKFWYLDASKERRVNSTVPLIGRSGLLGEQRNSMFCGLACGWGDMAGYTYCITNTGLLCQFNSRRLLDAWVDLKTSSARCLYVSEHYVFCGCADGTVRVFKPQNLQYITTLPRPHCLGVDITKGVHSGHLFSSSPDAEYPDTLALTFDPVTSYLTCVYNDHSVYVWDVRDVRNVGKVYSALYHSGCVWSVETYPCVVEQSPSWLSPGSFLTCSSDTTIRLWHVDPQQNIGPDSNYGRNLYSNDLMKIVYLGKDMQHLQQECERGEGAGSEAKSGIRVLRISPDGQHMAAGDRHGNLRIFGLQSLDELLKIEAHDSEVLCLEFSPTETGLRLLASASRDRLIHVFNMEKGYSLEQTVYDHSASITAIKFTGEASDVHMVSCGADKSIYFRTAEKSTEGLTFSRSHHVVEKATLYDMDLDATHSHAAIACQDRNIRVYDVKSGKLKKCFKGSLSDDGTLLKVQMDPSGLFLATSCSDKNICIFDYETGECVAALFGHSEIVTELKFTPDCRHLITVSGDSCVFVWRLDTSMTHAMRNKLAELRLQAGLRGPAFTKCPPIRKETYISIPRIMLPEMGEEEQVVEEEEEEEDGKSEEEHEDPPKTPAREDSLQDALDPMFLQTNGKLPMWARRLGAAGSSGTDPVGAAEVGPYQPRGRWAEQSDPQAIRSVLESRSLQLPLSPSPRQPEKDVEKEPEEDSCFHPQSLDSLLEQEDEEEESEVEEGELPDSELLPDHQRPTFLPLSGSEELFAPGLGSPEAQDYILYPANSTTLSAGGEGEFDVREQCEAMPERRRGAWGGEELSPDSACCVGSAESQASSQDPPQDDTDSLSQVSSTGSSGVEEEDEDPGVLLRHHFDTLADSLAANALLPSLFPSEKFDTDLRKLQPPTESIFLNPRLSISTRFLSRFQGRANKLGICLPLRPAGLPALSVPVITEEPSGKLTGAPEVTSKLFSDEAVSESVTPQEEGGEVDVSNRIQLEESTPQISVQSSAEASLQKQALSGPSKFCAPTRPAVRPGRQSYMCTTASSRAKMSSENLNVTPTDEQPSKTPPGLKGSFPQDLNVHQECKENRPHPLTNRPTGPTAKPPSTSGSQPPLPPGNHSARAALHLDLAGPERTTGLKLRRRSADVTRLLTLTTPTEMMSLGAEGKSYISNIEHSLVSQGISRGRSLSALGSSMMPESGTAPVDQVPAVPPVRGTEGKHPPSVSQELPCRPGSPGPLRDKMASFPSPSEDVIIDPVSIQTCKEIVSDLQQSMKRALSLYSKLCSVEDGTEQQLHMRSILTDAFAAVQSELDSVQGQRPPPKAICPSAEESPGRQLKDDRTVALLEKYSEMLLRIAEKKMDCN; this is encoded by the exons AGCGGTCACATGCCATGTGTACGAGTATGGGATGTGGCTGACAGAACCCAGGTAGCTGAAGAACAGTGCCATAAGTATGGGGTTGCCTGTGTGGCCTTCTCGACCAGTGGGAGCTACATTGTATCGGTGGGATACCAGCATGACATGACGGTCAGCGTGTGGGAGTGGAAG AAGGGGACTGTTATTGCTTCAAATAAAGTGTCCAGCAGAGTTGTTTCCGTGTCATTCTCTGAGGATAACAGCTACTTCGTCACTGCGGGGAACAGACACGTCAAGTTCTGGTATCTGGATGCCTCCAAGGAGAGGCGG GTGAATAGCACAGTGCCTCTGATTGGTCGGTCAGGTTTACTTGGGGAACAGAGGAATAGCATGTTCTGTGGTTTGGCATGTGGATGGGGTGACATGGCTGGCTACACTTACTGCATCACAAACACTGGCCTTTTGTGCCAGTTCAACAGCAGGAGGCTCCTGGATGCTTGGGTCGACCTGAAG ACCTCCTCAGCGCGATGTCTGTATGTAAGCGAGCACTATGTCTTCTGCGGCTGTGCGGATGGAACCGTCCGCGTCTTCAAACCTCAGAACCTGCAGTACATCACGACGCTCCCGCGCCCTCACTGCCTCGGGGTGGACATCACAAAGGGAGTGCACTCGGG ACACTTATTTTCCAGCAGTCCAGATGCAGAGTACCCAGATACCCTtgctctgacctttgacccagtGACAAGCTACCTGACCTGCGTATACAATGACCACAGCGTTTACGTGTGGGATGTCCGTGATGTCAGGAATGTGGGGAAGGTCTACTCTGCACTTTATCACAGTGGCTGTGTTTGGAGTGTGGAG ACCTACCCTTGTGTGGTGGAGCAGTCTCCATCCTGGTTGAGCCCTGGTTCCTTCCTCACCTGTTCCTCTGACACTACCATTCGGCTGTGGCACGTTGATCCCCAGCAGAACATAGGCCCAGACTCCAACTATGGTCGGAACCTCTATAGCAAT GATCTTATGAAGATTGTGTACCTGGGGAAGGACATGCAACATCTGCAGCAAGAATGCGAGCGGGGAGAGGGTGCAGGCTCCGAGGCAAAGTCTGGTATCCGTGTCCTGAGGATCAGTCCTGATGGGCAGCACATGGCAGCTGGAGATCGCCATGGCAACCTGCG TATTTTTGGACTGCAGTCTCTAGATGAGCTGTTGAAGATTGAAGCCCATGACTCGGAGGTTCTGTGCCTGGAGTTCTCGCCGACTGAGACCG GCCTGCGCCTGCTGGCATCAGCGAGCCGAGACCGTCTCATCCACGTGTTCAACATGGAGAAGGGCTACAGCCTGGAGCAAACTGTGTATGACCACTCAGCTTCCATCACCGCCATTAAGTTCACAG GTGAGGCTTCAGATGTGCACATGGTGAGCTGTGGGGCTGATAAGAGCATCTACTTCCGCACAGCGGAGAAG TCCACGGAGGGCCTGACGTTTTCCCGCTCCCACCACGTGGTGGAGAAGGCCACGCTGTACGACATGGACCTGGACGCCACACACAGTCATGCAGCCATTGCCTGTCAGGACCGTAACATCAG GGTGTATGATGTTAAAAGTGGCAAGCTGAAGAAGTGCTTTAAGGGATCCTTAAGTGACGACGGTACGCTCCTTAAG GTCCAAATGGACCCATCTGGTTTGTTCCTGGCCACCAGCTGCTCAGATAAAAACATCTGCATCTTTGACTATGAAACTGGCGAATGCGTGGCTGCCCTGTTTGGGCACTCTG AAATTGTGACAGAACTGAAATTTACCCCGGATTGCCGGCACCTCATCACTGTGTCTGGGGACAG ctgtgtgtttgtatggAGACTGGATACTTCTATGACCCATGCCATGCGAAACAAGCTGGCAGAGCTGAGGTTGCAAGCCGGACTCCGTGGGCCAGCCTTCACCAAGTGCCCCCCCATCAG GAAGGAGACTTATATCAGTATACCTAGAATCATGCTGCCAGAAATGGGAGAGGAGGAGCAGGttgtggaggaggaggaagaggaggaagatggGAAGAGTGAAGAAGAACACGAGGACCCCCCCAAGACGCCTGCCCGGGAGGACTCCCTGCAGG ATGCTCTGGATCCCATGTTCCTGCAGACCAACGGCAAACTGCCCATGTGGGCCAGAAGACTG GGAGCAGCTGGCTCCTCTGGAACAGACCCTGTTGGTGCCGCGGAGGTTGGCCCCTACCAGCCGCGGGGGCGCTGGGCGGAGCAATCTGACCCCCAGGCCATTCGTTCAGTCTTGGAGAGTCGTAGTCTGCAGCTGCCCCTCTCGCCCAGTCCCAGACAGCCTGAGAAGGATGTGGAAAAGGAGCCAGAAGAGGATTCCTGCTTTCACCCGCAAAGTCTGGACAGCCTGCTGGAGCAGGAAGATGAGGAAGAAGAATCCGAAGTGGAGGAAGGCGAG CTGCCGGACAGTGAGCTCCTACCGGACCACCAGAGGCCAACCTTCCTGCCGTTGTCGGGCAGTGAAGAGCTCTTCGCGCCAGGGCTGGGCTCACCGGAGGCGCAGGACTACATCCTGTACCCTGCCAACAGCACCACCCTCTCTGCTGGCGGGGAAGG GGAGTTTGACGTGAGGGAGCAGTGTGAGGCCATGCCTGAGCGTCGCCGTGGAGCCTGGGGCGGCGAGGAGCTCAGTCCTGACAGTGCCTGCTGCGTGGGCTCTGCTGAGAGCCAAGCCTCCAGCCAGGACCCCCCCCAGGATG ATACAGACTCCCTCAGTCAAGTGAGCTCCACAGGCAGCTCTGGGGTGGAAGAGGAGGACGAGGACCCAGGGGTGCTGTTGAGGCACCATTTTGACACTCTGGCTGACAGCCTCGCTGCGAATG CTCTTCTCCCTTCCCTGTTTCCTTCAGAGAAGTTTGATACAGACCTCAGGAAATTACAGCCACCCACAGAGAGCATCTTCCTAAATCCGCGACTCAGCATCTCCACACGTTTCCTGTCCCGCTTCCAGGGTCGTGCAAA TAAACTTGGAATTTGCCTCCCGCTTCGGCCTGCGGGGCTACCTgccctgtctgtccctgtgATCACAGAGGAGCCCTCTGGCAAACTGACTGGTGCCCCTGAG GTGACGTCAAAGCTCTTTTCTGATGAGGCTGTATCAGAATCTGTCACTCCACAAGAGGAAGGTGGAGAAGTGG ATGTGTCAAACAGGATCCAGCTAGAAGAGTCCACCCCTCAGATTTCTGTCCAGAGCAGTGCAGAAGCCAGCCTCCAAAAACAGGCCCTCTCTGGGCCCAGCAAGTTCTGCGCACCAACACGGCCAGCTGTCCGGCCTGGTCGCCAGAGCTACATGTGCACCACTGCCAGCTCACGTGCAAAGATGTCTTCTGAGAACCTTAATGTCACACCAACAGATGAGCAGCCCTCCAAGACCCCGCCTGGTCTGAAGGGTTCCTTCCCCCAGGACCTCAATGTTCACCAGGAGTGTAAGGAGAATCGGCCTCATCCACTGACAAATCGCCCCACTGGACCCACAGCCAAACCCCCCAGCACATCTGGCAGCCAGCCCCCACTGCCACCAGGCAACCACAGCGCCAGGGCAGCCCTGCACCTTGACCTGGCTGGGCCAGAGCGCACTACAGGCCTCAAACTGCGGAGACGCTCTGCAGACGTTACCCGCCTCCTCACCCTGACCACACCCACAGAAATGATGTCCCTGGGTGCAGAGGGGAAGAGTTACATCAGCAACATTGAACATAGTCTGGTGTCTCAGGGCATCTCCCGAGGAAGGAGCCTGTCCGCCTTGGGCAGTTCCATGATGCCTGAGAGTGGCACTGCCCCTGTGGACCAGGTTCCTGCTGTCCCCCCTGTGAGGGGCACTGAAGGGAAGCATCCCCCATCTGTGTCACAAGAGCTGCCCTGCAGGCCCGGGTCTCCTGGTCCTCTCAGGGACAAGATGGCATCCTTTCCGTCACCGTCAGAAG ATGTCATAATTGATCCAGTGAGCATACAGACTTGTAAGGAGATCGTGAGTGATCTGCAGCAATCAATGAAAAGAGCACTTTCCTTATACAGCAAG CTCTGCTCTGTGGAAGATGGCACAGAGCAGCAGCTACACATGAGGTCTATCCTGACGGATGCCTTTGCGGCGGTCCAGAGTGAGCTGGACTCCGTGCAGGGACAGCGCCCCCCACCAAAGGCTATCTGCCCATCAGCAGAGGAGTCTCCTGGTCGACAGCTCAAGGACGACCGCACTGTGGCTCTATTGGAGAAGTACTCTGAGATGCTGCTGAGGATCGCAGAGAAGAAGATGGACTGTAACTGA
- the wdr62 gene encoding WD repeat-containing protein 62 isoform X2, which translates to MAEAPFFGGGLNAVSFSSRVKKVTSLRKKGRQNQPRRNIHNRVFLEKVLGITTSSSSGLACDPNSGLVAYPAGCVVVILHPRKNKQSHILNTSRKTFTALAFSQDGKYLVTGESGHMPCVRVWDVADRTQVAEEQCHKYGVACVAFSTSGSYIVSVGYQHDMTVSVWEWKKGTVIASNKVSSRVVSVSFSEDNSYFVTAGNRHVKFWYLDASKERRVNSTVPLIGRSGLLGEQRNSMFCGLACGWGDMAGYTYCITNTGLLCQFNSRRLLDAWVDLKTSSARCLYVSEHYVFCGCADGTVRVFKPQNLQYITTLPRPHCLGVDITKGVHSGHLFSSSPDAEYPDTLALTFDPVTSYLTCVYNDHSVYVWDVRDVRNVGKVYSALYHSGCVWSVETYPCVVEQSPSWLSPGSFLTCSSDTTIRLWHVDPQQNIGPDSNYGRNLYSNDLMKIVYLGKDMQHLQQECERGEGAGSEAKSGIRVLRISPDGQHMAAGDRHGNLRIFGLQSLDELLKIEAHDSEVLCLEFSPTETGLRLLASASRDRLIHVFNMEKGYSLEQTVYDHSASITAIKFTGEASDVHMVSCGADKSIYFRTAEKSTEGLTFSRSHHVVEKATLYDMDLDATHSHAAIACQDRNIRVYDVKSGKLKKCFKGSLSDDGTLLKVQMDPSGLFLATSCSDKNICIFDYETGECVAALFGHSEIVTELKFTPDCRHLITVSGDSCVFVWRLDTSMTHAMRNKLAELRLQAGLRGPAFTKCPPIRKETYISIPRIMLPEMGEEEQVVEEEEEEEDGKSEEEHEDPPKTPAREDSLQDALDPMFLQTNGKLPMWARRLGAAGSSGTDPVGAAEVGPYQPRGRWAEQSDPQAIRSVLESRSLQLPLSPSPRQPEKDVEKEPEEDSCFHPQSLDSLLEQEDEEEESEVEEGELPDSELLPDHQRPTFLPLSGSEELFAPGLGSPEAQDYILYPANSTTLSAGGEGEFDVREQCEAMPERRRGAWGGEELSPDSACCVGSAESQASSQDPPQDDTDSLSQVSSTGSSGVEEEDEDPGVLLRHHFDTLADSLAANEKFDTDLRKLQPPTESIFLNPRLSISTRFLSRFQGRANKLGICLPLRPAGLPALSVPVITEEPSGKLTGAPEVTSKLFSDEAVSESVTPQEEGGEVVKVVKSRSLVRSSSVLARRNQRPVQGRKTIATYQWQGILGDVSNRIQLEESTPQISVQSSAEASLQKQALSGPSKFCAPTRPAVRPGRQSYMCTTASSRAKMSSENLNVTPTDEQPSKTPPGLKGSFPQDLNVHQECKENRPHPLTNRPTGPTAKPPSTSGSQPPLPPGNHSARAALHLDLAGPERTTGLKLRRRSADVTRLLTLTTPTEMMSLGAEGKSYISNIEHSLVSQGISRGRSLSALGSSMMPESGTAPVDQVPAVPPVRGTEGKHPPSVSQELPCRPGSPGPLRDKMASFPSPSEDVIIDPVSIQTCKEIVSDLQQSMKRALSLYSKLCSVEDGTEQQLHMRSILTDAFAAVQSELDSVQGQRPPPKAICPSAEESPGRQLKDDRTVALLEKYSEMLLRIAEKKMDCN; encoded by the exons AGCGGTCACATGCCATGTGTACGAGTATGGGATGTGGCTGACAGAACCCAGGTAGCTGAAGAACAGTGCCATAAGTATGGGGTTGCCTGTGTGGCCTTCTCGACCAGTGGGAGCTACATTGTATCGGTGGGATACCAGCATGACATGACGGTCAGCGTGTGGGAGTGGAAG AAGGGGACTGTTATTGCTTCAAATAAAGTGTCCAGCAGAGTTGTTTCCGTGTCATTCTCTGAGGATAACAGCTACTTCGTCACTGCGGGGAACAGACACGTCAAGTTCTGGTATCTGGATGCCTCCAAGGAGAGGCGG GTGAATAGCACAGTGCCTCTGATTGGTCGGTCAGGTTTACTTGGGGAACAGAGGAATAGCATGTTCTGTGGTTTGGCATGTGGATGGGGTGACATGGCTGGCTACACTTACTGCATCACAAACACTGGCCTTTTGTGCCAGTTCAACAGCAGGAGGCTCCTGGATGCTTGGGTCGACCTGAAG ACCTCCTCAGCGCGATGTCTGTATGTAAGCGAGCACTATGTCTTCTGCGGCTGTGCGGATGGAACCGTCCGCGTCTTCAAACCTCAGAACCTGCAGTACATCACGACGCTCCCGCGCCCTCACTGCCTCGGGGTGGACATCACAAAGGGAGTGCACTCGGG ACACTTATTTTCCAGCAGTCCAGATGCAGAGTACCCAGATACCCTtgctctgacctttgacccagtGACAAGCTACCTGACCTGCGTATACAATGACCACAGCGTTTACGTGTGGGATGTCCGTGATGTCAGGAATGTGGGGAAGGTCTACTCTGCACTTTATCACAGTGGCTGTGTTTGGAGTGTGGAG ACCTACCCTTGTGTGGTGGAGCAGTCTCCATCCTGGTTGAGCCCTGGTTCCTTCCTCACCTGTTCCTCTGACACTACCATTCGGCTGTGGCACGTTGATCCCCAGCAGAACATAGGCCCAGACTCCAACTATGGTCGGAACCTCTATAGCAAT GATCTTATGAAGATTGTGTACCTGGGGAAGGACATGCAACATCTGCAGCAAGAATGCGAGCGGGGAGAGGGTGCAGGCTCCGAGGCAAAGTCTGGTATCCGTGTCCTGAGGATCAGTCCTGATGGGCAGCACATGGCAGCTGGAGATCGCCATGGCAACCTGCG TATTTTTGGACTGCAGTCTCTAGATGAGCTGTTGAAGATTGAAGCCCATGACTCGGAGGTTCTGTGCCTGGAGTTCTCGCCGACTGAGACCG GCCTGCGCCTGCTGGCATCAGCGAGCCGAGACCGTCTCATCCACGTGTTCAACATGGAGAAGGGCTACAGCCTGGAGCAAACTGTGTATGACCACTCAGCTTCCATCACCGCCATTAAGTTCACAG GTGAGGCTTCAGATGTGCACATGGTGAGCTGTGGGGCTGATAAGAGCATCTACTTCCGCACAGCGGAGAAG TCCACGGAGGGCCTGACGTTTTCCCGCTCCCACCACGTGGTGGAGAAGGCCACGCTGTACGACATGGACCTGGACGCCACACACAGTCATGCAGCCATTGCCTGTCAGGACCGTAACATCAG GGTGTATGATGTTAAAAGTGGCAAGCTGAAGAAGTGCTTTAAGGGATCCTTAAGTGACGACGGTACGCTCCTTAAG GTCCAAATGGACCCATCTGGTTTGTTCCTGGCCACCAGCTGCTCAGATAAAAACATCTGCATCTTTGACTATGAAACTGGCGAATGCGTGGCTGCCCTGTTTGGGCACTCTG AAATTGTGACAGAACTGAAATTTACCCCGGATTGCCGGCACCTCATCACTGTGTCTGGGGACAG ctgtgtgtttgtatggAGACTGGATACTTCTATGACCCATGCCATGCGAAACAAGCTGGCAGAGCTGAGGTTGCAAGCCGGACTCCGTGGGCCAGCCTTCACCAAGTGCCCCCCCATCAG GAAGGAGACTTATATCAGTATACCTAGAATCATGCTGCCAGAAATGGGAGAGGAGGAGCAGGttgtggaggaggaggaagaggaggaagatggGAAGAGTGAAGAAGAACACGAGGACCCCCCCAAGACGCCTGCCCGGGAGGACTCCCTGCAGG ATGCTCTGGATCCCATGTTCCTGCAGACCAACGGCAAACTGCCCATGTGGGCCAGAAGACTG GGAGCAGCTGGCTCCTCTGGAACAGACCCTGTTGGTGCCGCGGAGGTTGGCCCCTACCAGCCGCGGGGGCGCTGGGCGGAGCAATCTGACCCCCAGGCCATTCGTTCAGTCTTGGAGAGTCGTAGTCTGCAGCTGCCCCTCTCGCCCAGTCCCAGACAGCCTGAGAAGGATGTGGAAAAGGAGCCAGAAGAGGATTCCTGCTTTCACCCGCAAAGTCTGGACAGCCTGCTGGAGCAGGAAGATGAGGAAGAAGAATCCGAAGTGGAGGAAGGCGAG CTGCCGGACAGTGAGCTCCTACCGGACCACCAGAGGCCAACCTTCCTGCCGTTGTCGGGCAGTGAAGAGCTCTTCGCGCCAGGGCTGGGCTCACCGGAGGCGCAGGACTACATCCTGTACCCTGCCAACAGCACCACCCTCTCTGCTGGCGGGGAAGG GGAGTTTGACGTGAGGGAGCAGTGTGAGGCCATGCCTGAGCGTCGCCGTGGAGCCTGGGGCGGCGAGGAGCTCAGTCCTGACAGTGCCTGCTGCGTGGGCTCTGCTGAGAGCCAAGCCTCCAGCCAGGACCCCCCCCAGGATG ATACAGACTCCCTCAGTCAAGTGAGCTCCACAGGCAGCTCTGGGGTGGAAGAGGAGGACGAGGACCCAGGGGTGCTGTTGAGGCACCATTTTGACACTCTGGCTGACAGCCTCGCTGCGAATG AGAAGTTTGATACAGACCTCAGGAAATTACAGCCACCCACAGAGAGCATCTTCCTAAATCCGCGACTCAGCATCTCCACACGTTTCCTGTCCCGCTTCCAGGGTCGTGCAAA TAAACTTGGAATTTGCCTCCCGCTTCGGCCTGCGGGGCTACCTgccctgtctgtccctgtgATCACAGAGGAGCCCTCTGGCAAACTGACTGGTGCCCCTGAG GTGACGTCAAAGCTCTTTTCTGATGAGGCTGTATCAGAATCTGTCACTCCACAAGAGGAAGGTGGAGAAGTGG TGAAAGTGGTCAAGTCTCGTTCACTGGTGAGAAGTTCCTCGGTCTTGGCTCGGCGGAACCAGAGGCCTGTACAGGGTCGCAAGACCATAGCAACCTACCAGTGGCAGGGCATTCTGGGAG ATGTGTCAAACAGGATCCAGCTAGAAGAGTCCACCCCTCAGATTTCTGTCCAGAGCAGTGCAGAAGCCAGCCTCCAAAAACAGGCCCTCTCTGGGCCCAGCAAGTTCTGCGCACCAACACGGCCAGCTGTCCGGCCTGGTCGCCAGAGCTACATGTGCACCACTGCCAGCTCACGTGCAAAGATGTCTTCTGAGAACCTTAATGTCACACCAACAGATGAGCAGCCCTCCAAGACCCCGCCTGGTCTGAAGGGTTCCTTCCCCCAGGACCTCAATGTTCACCAGGAGTGTAAGGAGAATCGGCCTCATCCACTGACAAATCGCCCCACTGGACCCACAGCCAAACCCCCCAGCACATCTGGCAGCCAGCCCCCACTGCCACCAGGCAACCACAGCGCCAGGGCAGCCCTGCACCTTGACCTGGCTGGGCCAGAGCGCACTACAGGCCTCAAACTGCGGAGACGCTCTGCAGACGTTACCCGCCTCCTCACCCTGACCACACCCACAGAAATGATGTCCCTGGGTGCAGAGGGGAAGAGTTACATCAGCAACATTGAACATAGTCTGGTGTCTCAGGGCATCTCCCGAGGAAGGAGCCTGTCCGCCTTGGGCAGTTCCATGATGCCTGAGAGTGGCACTGCCCCTGTGGACCAGGTTCCTGCTGTCCCCCCTGTGAGGGGCACTGAAGGGAAGCATCCCCCATCTGTGTCACAAGAGCTGCCCTGCAGGCCCGGGTCTCCTGGTCCTCTCAGGGACAAGATGGCATCCTTTCCGTCACCGTCAGAAG ATGTCATAATTGATCCAGTGAGCATACAGACTTGTAAGGAGATCGTGAGTGATCTGCAGCAATCAATGAAAAGAGCACTTTCCTTATACAGCAAG CTCTGCTCTGTGGAAGATGGCACAGAGCAGCAGCTACACATGAGGTCTATCCTGACGGATGCCTTTGCGGCGGTCCAGAGTGAGCTGGACTCCGTGCAGGGACAGCGCCCCCCACCAAAGGCTATCTGCCCATCAGCAGAGGAGTCTCCTGGTCGACAGCTCAAGGACGACCGCACTGTGGCTCTATTGGAGAAGTACTCTGAGATGCTGCTGAGGATCGCAGAGAAGAAGATGGACTGTAACTGA